DNA from Pecten maximus chromosome 18, xPecMax1.1, whole genome shotgun sequence:
TAAAATCGACGAGAGTAATGTTGAGCGTCTACTCCCGGCGGCTGACCAGTTACTTGTCCATGGTCTTGTGACAAGGTGTTGTGATTTCCTCGCCGAGCAACTGGAGCCGGAAAACTGTATTGGTATTTATAACTTCGCGCGTGCCTACTTTTGTCATAAATTAGTGAAAAAGGCATACCGCTTTTTGATGCACAACTTTAGCAGGGTTCTAGCTTCCAGCTCGGAGTATAACGAACTTAGCGTGGAGGAAGTTTGTGAAATGTTATCTTCTGAAGATCTCAATGTGAAGAATGAAGAAATGACGTTCGCGGCGTTGTTACAGTGGATTGATCATGATCCCGAAAACCGGAAGTGCCATATTGTCGCCTTACTTCGGACTGTTCGCCTTGGATTGTTGTCCACTCAGTTCTTTGTTGAGAAAGTTAAGTCCCACCCGTACGTTAAAGAAAGTGCTGAGTGCAAACCTCTTATCATCGAAACACTCAAATTCTTATATGCTCTCGACATAAACGAGGAGAAAAATCTCGACATAACCAATCCGCTGGCGCTACCACGGGTGCCACATGAGGTGATGTTCGTGGTTGGCGGGTGGAGCGGAGGGGCTCCCACTAATATCATGGAAACTTATGACACACGCGCAGATAAATGGATTGTTTGTGATTCCGTCGATGAAGGTAGGTTTCTCCATAATTCCATTTTCGGGCGAGTTCAATGAAGAGCAATACTCCCTCTATgttacagtcaaacttcgttTCATCATCTCGCACTCTGATAACTCGAAGACACTGTTTTACTCGAagtaaaaatcaaatttcaatggtaaaaattatatataaaatatactcaaTTAACTCGAATACTTATGCAATCTCGAAGTTTTTGATGGTCCGACTGGCTTCGAGATAACGAGATTCAACTGTTTAtccacgtacatatacatatgtacatgtattattattgtatCCTTGAGTCATATATAATTTGCATAGCACCCCGAGCTTACCATGGAACAGTGACAATCGATCGGAAGATCTACGTCATCGGAGGATTTGACGGGACACAGTACTTTAATGGGGTCCGCTGCTTTGACCCCGTTGAGAAGACCTGGTCCGAGGCCGCACCAATGAACTCTAAAAGGTCAGTGTTAAATAATTCGTGTATCAGTTTTTTAACTTTCAATCTTAGTTTCAGTTGGAAAATATGTgcattcaataaaaaatatagcAAATCATAATTCCATACAGTTGACATGCCGTCTGATTGGTTGGTTACAGGTGCTACGTCAGCACTGCTGTCCTGGGGGAATTTATCTACGCCATGGGGGGTTTTGATGGTCACGTGAGACTGAATACAGCCGAGCAATATTTCCCTAGCCGAAACCAGTGGAGTCTTATTGCCCCTATGCACAACCAACGTAGTGACGCAGGCGCAACCACTCTCAACGGTAACCATAACAACCGGTCTCCATGACCATATATAATGATATGCAAATCACTTTCAACAGTAACCATAGAAACAACTCTTTAGTAGCCATACAAAACACGTCCTGTTATGACGTAATGCAACTATGCTAGCCAACTTATTCGCGAAGTAAATTTATCAGCAGGTAATGTAAGATATTTGGAATGAAATTGATCGGGTTGGTTGGACTGGCCAcgtgtctctagaatattagattataaatcaaattgagctttatgattttggtcaggaggatatgtctgattcttggaggtaatctagtattagaattcaGTGAAGCAATTATATCAAAAACTTACGGGCTGGTGACCAGTCTACGGTTTGGTAAGTGTACATATGAGTTGGAAAGATAGTTATTTTAAACACAAAGATAACACtcccacaattttttttttattaatttagatgctaaattattatttgatatttcatataaatcatGTGAAATAAGTTTTTCAACATTTTAGGTAAGCTCTATATTTGCGGAGGGTCAAATGGACACGAATGTTTGAACACGGCAGAATATTACAACCCGAACTCCAATCAATGGACATTAATTACGCCCATGCGCAATAGGCGAAGTGGAGTGGGTGTGATCGGGTATAGTGACTACGTCTACGCTCTTGGTGGCTTTAACGGAATCGCCCGGATGAACACGGCAGAGCGATATAACCCAATCACGGATCGCTGGCAGACCATCCCAGAAATGTTCGACCCGCGGACCAACTTTGGGGTAGAGGTAATAGTCATAAATTCAGTAAAAAAAACGTGTATCATTCAGAGAATATCTCCCGATTGTGCAAGCCTTTACAACGCCATA
Protein-coding regions in this window:
- the LOC117316449 gene encoding kelch-like protein 10; this encodes MVTASYFHKSCTLLKYGEKLQKMESDEYEENPMGRRLGKRFSIHSCLVYDEMRRFGQLCDAVIKVDNREFPIHRAILSACSPYFRALFTNTFDSVGKREIEIPGISGDIMQIIIDYAYTRRAKIDESNVERLLPAADQLLVHGLVTRCCDFLAEQLEPENCIGIYNFARAYFCHKLVKKAYRFLMHNFSRVLASSSEYNELSVEEVCEMLSSEDLNVKNEEMTFAALLQWIDHDPENRKCHIVALLRTVRLGLLSTQFFVEKVKSHPYVKESAECKPLIIETLKFLYALDINEEKNLDITNPLALPRVPHEVMFVVGGWSGGAPTNIMETYDTRADKWIVCDSVDEAPRAYHGTVTIDRKIYVIGGFDGTQYFNGVRCFDPVEKTWSEAAPMNSKRCYVSTAVLGEFIYAMGGFDGHVRLNTAEQYFPSRNQWSLIAPMHNQRSDAGATTLNGKLYICGGSNGHECLNTAEYYNPNSNQWTLITPMRNRRSGVGVIGYSDYVYALGGFNGIARMNTAERYNPITDRWQTIPEMFDPRTNFGVEVIDDMIFTIGGFNAVTSICNVECFDKSSDEWFDATDMNMDRSGLSACVVNDLPNVQDYTFKERKSKDNKQIEKK